The Halotia branconii CENA392 region CCTGAAAGCGTTTCTGGTAGTAAACATGATTTCACAATTCATGCTACTCCGAAGCAAATTATGGAATATTCAGAAATTTTTCTCTGGGGACTTCAACAACGTTTACTCAATATTGCCGAAAACTATATAGGTCTGCCAGTAGCTTATCATGGTTCTTATTTTCGTAGAGATCTCGCCAATGGAGTTCAAAAAAAATCCAGGCTGTGGCATTTAGACAAGGAAGATAGAAAAGTATTCAAAATTATTATTTATTTAAATGATGTATATGATGATGGCGGTCCATTTCAATATATTCCTTACTCTTTTACCTCAGCAGTAGCTAGCTCTCTAAGATATAACTATGAATACATTCAAAACCAAACTATGCAGCAAGTGATATCACCACTAACTTGGAAATCTTGCACAGGCATTTCTGGTACAGTGATCATTGCTGACACAGCTAACATTTTCCATCGAGGAACTGTACCTACTGCTTCAGATAGATTCACAATATTTTTTGACTACAGTTGTAGATCCCCAAAACACCCTTTTTATTACCAACCTTCTTTGACTAATGAGGATTTAGCAATTATTGCTACAAAACTTTCAGAACATCAAAGACAGTGTGTTTTTTGGCGTTCCATCTAAGTAGTGCAGACACAAAAAAATAATTAATTACGTATCTTAAGTTATTTCTCTAATCACCATTTTAGGTATGACGCTTCAATTCCCTGTTCTCGTCTAATTTTGCTATCTTTCTCAAACCAGGCAATTACGTGTTGTGCTGTTAAATCTTCAACAGCAACATCATACTCTTGGGCGATATATTTTAAAAGTTTAAGTGATGAAATAGTCAATCTTGTTAAGAATTTTTCTGGAGAAGATAGTAAAGCAGCGTCTACTTTTGCTGATTCTTCTAAGGTTAAAAATTGTGTTGAAGGCTGCTGTGGCTGTACATCCATAAATACTCAACTTAGTTTAAATAACTTCTGATGGACAATTGATAATAACTAATTGGTAAAGTCTTTTACTACTAATTTGTTATTTATGATTTAAACTAGACATGAAATTTATCCATGAGACTTTTGTTTTCGAGCTTCTACTAAATAACCACAACGATGTTCACCATTGATCAGCCAATGGGTACGCTCAACTGTACAATCTGGTAAAACGGCAGCAAACATTTCTAGTTCGTGACCGCAAATGCTGGGGAATGACTCGGCAACATTAGAAATTGCACAATTATGTTCCATGAAGATAAACTTATCTCCTGCTGAGGAACTATTCGAGTCTACAGGGTGATACTCTGCCATAAAACCTTCAGCTTTTCTTAGTTCCACTAATTTCACTACCCGTTCTTGTAGAGAACCACTGCCTAAATGTTCGCGGTATTCTTGGGCTTTGCGCTCCCACTGCTTTTGTAAAATTGAACTAACTTGCTCATATCCCACGGTTTCGGCTAAAGTATCCAACAGAGAAACAGCAAAATCGCCATAGCGATCGCTTTGAAAATCATTCTTTCGATAGATGCGATCGCGTCCTTGACGACTAAGTTGATAAACATGCTGCGGCCGCCCCATTCCCCGAACCTCACTTTGTTCGGAGTCAGCATCGTGAGTGCTTTGTACTGTTGACGAATACAAAACTAGCTCCTGTGCTTCTAAATCTTTGAGATGACGACGAATCGCTTGAGGACTAACTTCTAAAACTGTCGCTAGCTCAAAAGCTGTTGCCTGTGAGTGTTTCAGCAGGTATTCTAGGATATCTTGCTTGGTTGAGGACTGGTGAGTAGTCGCCATCTTCTCTACAAGACGTTTCGCAAACGCCCCAAAAATTTTTCAGAAAAATTGACTTTAACAACATTGTTGTTGTTAATTTAGCGTAAAATGAAGATAAGTTAAACAACATAATTGTTGTTTTATTGTCTATCCTTATTCTAGCAGCCGTGTAACCACTCGGTCATCCAAAATGGGAATCGATTAATCAGCCTGTATCCCATCCTTAAGAGGCAGCGCATTGTGAAAATTTTTTTTGCCATAGCGCCTGCCGTAGAGAACTAACCGAACACGAGAGATTATTACTGATGAGTGCCACTGTCAAAACCTTAGTCAACCAACCCTACAAGTACGGCTTTATCACTGACATTGAAGCCGATACTATTCCGCGTGGACTAAACGAGGACGTTGTCCGCTTGATTTCTGCCAAGAAGAATGAGCCGCAGTTCATGCTGGACTTTCGCCTGAAAGCTTATCGGCAGTGGCAAAAAATGACGGAACCAACTTGGCCTAATGTCAAGTATCCGCCGATAAATTATCAGGATATCATTTACTATTCAGCTCCGAAAAAAAAGCCACAAAAGTTAAATAGTCTAGATGAAGTTGATCCTACCCTCTTAGAAACCTTTGAGAAGCTAGGCATTTCTCTATCTGAACAAAAGCGTCTAGCCAACGTCGCCGTTGATGCGATTTTCGATAGCGTTTCCGTCGCCACTACATTTAAGGAAAAGCTAGCCGAAGACGGCGTGATTTTCTGCTCAATTTCGGAAGCATTACAAGAATATCCAGAACTAATCAAAAAATATCTGGGTAGTGTCGTTCCTGTCGCAGACAACTACTTTGCAGCCTTGAACGCTGCTGTATTTAGTGATGGTTCTTTTGTCTACATTCCTAAAGGCGTGAAATGCCCAATGGAACTATCTACCTACTTCCGCATCAACTCTGGCGATACAGGACAATTCGAGCGGACTTTAATTGTCGCCGAAGAAGATAGTTATGTTTCCTACCTCGAAGGTTGTACCGCACCGATGTACGACAGCAACCAACTACATGCTGCTGTTGTAGAACTTGTCGCCTTGGATAACGCCGAAATTAAATACTCCACCGTCCAAAACTGGTACGCTGGCGATGAAAAGGGTAAAGGCGGTATTTATAATTTCGTCACCAAACGCGGTTTGTGTAAAGGTGTCAATTCCAAAATTTCCTGGACTCAAGTTGAAACTGGTTCCGCGATTACTTGGAAGTATCCTAGCTGTGTTTTAGCGGGTGATAATTCTGTAGGTGAATTTTACTCGGTAGCGCTAACTAATAATATGCAGCAAGCCGATACCGGAACCAAAATGGTTCACATCGGCAAGAATACTCGCAGTACAATTATCTCGAAAGGTATCTCCGCAGGTCAATCTAATAATAGCTATCGGGGTTTAGTGAAAGTTAATCCTACAGCTAAAGGGGCAAGAAATTATTCCCAGTGCGATTCAATGTTAATTGGGGATAATGCTCATGCGAATACTTTCCCTTATATCCAAGTACAGAATAATACTGCCAAAGTAGAGCATGAAGCTTCTACTTCTAAGATTGGGGAAGATCAATTATTTTACTTCGCCCAAAGAGGCATTTCAGCAGAAGATGCCATTTCAATGATGATTAGTGGCTTCTGTAAAGATGTTTTCAATCAATTGCCGATGGAATTTGCTGTGGAAGCTGATAAATTGTTGAGCCTGAAGTTGGAAGGTAGTGTTGGGTAATGTTGAAGGTTTACCTTAGTGTCTTTGTGGTGAAGTAAACCACTAAGACATTAAGGCACTAAGAAAGAAGAGCACAGAGAACATGATTATCGAAAATAGTGAAGTCGTGCTGTCAGTTAAGAATTTGACAGCTACAGTTGATGACGCGCCAATTCTTAAAGGTTTAAATCTAGAGGTTCGCTCTGGTGAAATCCATGCAATTATGGGGCCGAATGGTTCTGGTAAAAGCACCTTTTCTAAAGTTTTGGCGGGACATCCAGCTTATGAAGTAACTGGCGGTGAGGTAATTTTCCAAGGGCAAAACCTGCTGGAAATGGAACCGGAAGAACGAGCCAGAAGTGGCATATTTTTGGCATTTCAATATCCCCTGGAAATTCCGGGTGTGAGCAATTTGGATTTCTTGCGGGTGGCATACAATTCTCGTCGCAAGTCACAAGGTTTAGAGGAAATAGACGCTTTTGATTTTGACGATTTGATTGAGGAAAAGCTGGAAGTGGTGAAAATGAATCCGGCTTTTCTGAGTCGAAGTTTGAATGAAGGGTTTTCTGGTGGTGAGAAGAAGCGGAATGAAATTCTGCAAATGGCGCTGTTAGAACCAAAGTTGGCAATCTTAGATGAAACTGATTCTGGTTTAGATATCGACGCGCTGAAAATTGTGGCGAATGGAGTCAATCAGCTGGCAAATCCGCAAAATGCCACAATTATGATTACTCACTACCAGCGGTTACTTAATTACATTGTGCCAGACTACGTACATGTAATGGCAAATGGGCAGATTCTTACCAGTGGCGATAAGGAACTGGCACTAAAATTAGAATCTCGCGGTTATGACTGGGTGCTAGAAGAAGCGGTTGAGGTGGGTGTGTAATGACAATTCAAGTATCTCCTAGTCCAATGCCTAACTCGGATACAGTTGAGTTGACATCTACTTTGTTGGATAAAGATGCTTATTTAACTGGATTGTTAGAGCAGGTAACAGCAACAAAAACAGTAGGTTGGTTGCAAGAATTACGCGATCGCGCTACTAATTGGGTACGTCATGCTACTATTCCTACTAATCGTGAGGAAGAATGGCGATTTACTGATTTGTCAGAGTTGCGAAAGCTGCAATTTCAGGTAGATGGGCAAGTTAAATTGCCTGATATCTCATCGCTGATTTTACCAGAAGCAGCTCATAGCCGTTTGGTGTTTGTGAATGGGGTTTACGCGTCGGAGTTATCTGCTGTTGCAGGTTTGCCTTCTGGGGTGGTGGTAAGTAATTTGGCTGGGTTAGCTGAATCTAAGCAGCAGCTTGTTAGTCAGTATTTAGCTAAAGCTGAGGGAGCGCAAGAAGTTTTTACTGCTCTTAATACTGCTGGGATATGTGATGCAGCGGTGGTGTGGGTAGGAAAGAATGTGATGGTTGAGACACCAATTCATTTGGTGTTTGTTGCGGTTGCTGGGGAGACACCAGTGATTTCTCAGCCGCGTTGTTTGGTGGTGGCAGAAAGTGGTTCGCAGGTGAGTTTGATTGAGGAGTATACGAACCGCCAAGATGCCAAGAGCGCCAAGGAGGTTTACCTCACCAATGCAGTTACGGAAATCTGGCTTGCTGAAAATGCTGAGGTGAATCATACTAGGGTTGAGCGTGAAAGTAAAGAGGCTTTTCATGTAGGGAAGACTGCGATCGCTCAAGCTCGTGATAGTCGATATACTTGTCATGCCATAAGTTTGGGTGGTAAGCTGTCACGGCACAATTTAGAAGTTTTGCAAACTGGTGAGCAAACCTTAACTGTTCTCAATGGATTAACGATAGTTTACGGGAATCAATTGGCGGATACTCACAGT contains the following coding sequences:
- the sufR gene encoding iron-sulfur cluster biosynthesis transcriptional regulator SufR produces the protein MATTHQSSTKQDILEYLLKHSQATAFELATVLEVSPQAIRRHLKDLEAQELVLYSSTVQSTHDADSEQSEVRGMGRPQHVYQLSRQGRDRIYRKNDFQSDRYGDFAVSLLDTLAETVGYEQVSSILQKQWERKAQEYREHLGSGSLQERVVKLVELRKAEGFMAEYHPVDSNSSSAGDKFIFMEHNCAISNVAESFPSICGHELEMFAAVLPDCTVERTHWLINGEHRCGYLVEARKQKSHG
- the sufB gene encoding Fe-S cluster assembly protein SufB — its product is MSATVKTLVNQPYKYGFITDIEADTIPRGLNEDVVRLISAKKNEPQFMLDFRLKAYRQWQKMTEPTWPNVKYPPINYQDIIYYSAPKKKPQKLNSLDEVDPTLLETFEKLGISLSEQKRLANVAVDAIFDSVSVATTFKEKLAEDGVIFCSISEALQEYPELIKKYLGSVVPVADNYFAALNAAVFSDGSFVYIPKGVKCPMELSTYFRINSGDTGQFERTLIVAEEDSYVSYLEGCTAPMYDSNQLHAAVVELVALDNAEIKYSTVQNWYAGDEKGKGGIYNFVTKRGLCKGVNSKISWTQVETGSAITWKYPSCVLAGDNSVGEFYSVALTNNMQQADTGTKMVHIGKNTRSTIISKGISAGQSNNSYRGLVKVNPTAKGARNYSQCDSMLIGDNAHANTFPYIQVQNNTAKVEHEASTSKIGEDQLFYFAQRGISAEDAISMMISGFCKDVFNQLPMEFAVEADKLLSLKLEGSVG
- a CDS encoding 2OG-Fe(II) oxygenase, whose product is MKQTILKINHRIIQNIYRTPLVSHFSDLTYQALIEKHLNNLPSLPITDLSLVEALKSEKIVVTSLAALSIPSTPQMLKAASSLISEIPESVSGSKHDFTIHATPKQIMEYSEIFLWGLQQRLLNIAENYIGLPVAYHGSYFRRDLANGVQKKSRLWHLDKEDRKVFKIIIYLNDVYDDGGPFQYIPYSFTSAVASSLRYNYEYIQNQTMQQVISPLTWKSCTGISGTVIIADTANIFHRGTVPTASDRFTIFFDYSCRSPKHPFYYQPSLTNEDLAIIATKLSEHQRQCVFWRSI
- the sufD gene encoding Fe-S cluster assembly protein SufD; this encodes MTIQVSPSPMPNSDTVELTSTLLDKDAYLTGLLEQVTATKTVGWLQELRDRATNWVRHATIPTNREEEWRFTDLSELRKLQFQVDGQVKLPDISSLILPEAAHSRLVFVNGVYASELSAVAGLPSGVVVSNLAGLAESKQQLVSQYLAKAEGAQEVFTALNTAGICDAAVVWVGKNVMVETPIHLVFVAVAGETPVISQPRCLVVAESGSQVSLIEEYTNRQDAKSAKEVYLTNAVTEIWLAENAEVNHTRVERESKEAFHVGKTAIAQARDSRYTCHAISLGGKLSRHNLEVLQTGEQTLTVLNGLTIVYGNQLADTHSAIALNHPYSTSRQLHKCIVGDRAHGVFNGKVFVPKLAQLTNATQLNRNLLLSSKARVDTKPQLEITADNVKCAHGATVSQLEDDEIFYLQSRGIDENDARNLLINAFATEIINQIPISSVQKILLNIVTNLKSLTTDN
- the sufC gene encoding Fe-S cluster assembly ATPase SufC — protein: MIIENSEVVLSVKNLTATVDDAPILKGLNLEVRSGEIHAIMGPNGSGKSTFSKVLAGHPAYEVTGGEVIFQGQNLLEMEPEERARSGIFLAFQYPLEIPGVSNLDFLRVAYNSRRKSQGLEEIDAFDFDDLIEEKLEVVKMNPAFLSRSLNEGFSGGEKKRNEILQMALLEPKLAILDETDSGLDIDALKIVANGVNQLANPQNATIMITHYQRLLNYIVPDYVHVMANGQILTSGDKELALKLESRGYDWVLEEAVEVGV